The genome window GAAGAGTACGAAAAAGCCCTACGCAAGGACAAAAATTTGTGGAAGGCACGCTTTAATTTAGGAAACATTTACGCAAAGGAAGGTGACTATGCAAAAGCTGAGGAGGAATATAGGAAGGCGTTGGAGCTTCACCACGAAGATGCGGATGTACTCAATAACTTAGCGTGGGTAGTTTATAAACAGGGAAGAAGAGAAGAGGCTTTGTCCATAATACAAAAAGCCATAAGTTTAAGAGACAGTAAAGAATACAGAGAAACTCTCAGAGAGATTGAGGGTCGGTGAACTATTCCATCTTCGTAGAAGATGGAGCTTGATGATTCATTGTGTTA of Hydrogenobacter sp. contains these proteins:
- a CDS encoding tetratricopeptide repeat protein, coding for MRKMIILFLFFTLSCAQIVVLTDPLTAQEHLNLGYIYERKGELKLAKEEYEKALRKDKNLWKARFNLGNIYAKEGDYAKAEEEYRKALELHHEDADVLNNLAWVVYKQGRREEALSIIQKAISLRDSKEYRETLREIEGR